Proteins encoded together in one Vitis riparia cultivar Riparia Gloire de Montpellier isolate 1030 unplaced genomic scaffold, EGFV_Vit.rip_1.0 scaffold804_pilon_pilon, whole genome shotgun sequence window:
- the LOC117910658 gene encoding calcium-binding allergen Ole e 8-like, whose product MTSNSISESTKPNVYPQDKDELQKVFNRFDANGDGKISSSELADVLRALGSESSPEEMSRVMKEIDTDDDGFINLEEFAQFCKSGSNVDAGELIDAFNLYDGDKNGLISAVELHQVLKQLGEKCSVQDCQKMIGSFDSDGDGNISFDEFKEMMTKSSPKQRAQ is encoded by the coding sequence ATGACGAGCAATTCTATTTCTGAATCCACCAAGCCCAATGTCTATCCTCAGGATAAGGATGAATTGCAGAAGGTCTTCAACCGCTTCGACGCCAACGGCGACGGCAAGATCTCCAGCTCCGAGCTCGCCGACGTGCTGCGGGCCCTCGGATCTGAGTCGTCGCCCGAGGAGATGAGCCGTGTGATGAAGGAGATCGACACCGATGACGACGGCTTCATAAACCTGGAGGAGTTCGCCCAGTTCTGCAAGTCGGGGAGCAACGTCGACGCCGGAGAGCTGATTGATGCGTTTAACTTGTACGATGGGGATAAGAACGGGTTGATCTCGGCGGTAGAGCTCCACCAGGTGTTGAAGCAGTTGGGGGAGAAGTGCTCGGTGCAGGACTGTCAGAAGATGATCGGATCTTTTGACTCCGACGGTGACGGCAATATTAGCTTTGACGAGTTCAAGGAGATGATGACCAAATCCAGCCCTAAACAGCGTGCACAGTGA
- the LOC117910659 gene encoding thaumatin-like protein yields the protein MGMLLRSLLLSLVCTYIAGEVSATTISLYNKCSHPVWPGIQPGAGKPILARGGFKLPPNKAYSLHIPAAWSGRIWGRHGCSFDAHGRGRCATGDCGGSLFCNGMGGTPPATLAEITLGSEQDFYDVSLVDGYNLAISITPFKGSGKCSYAGCVSDLNTMCPVGLQVRSHDNRRVVACKSACSAFNSPRYCCTGSFGSPQSCKPTAYSKIFKAACPRAYSYAYDDPTSIATCTGGNYLVTFCPHH from the exons ATGGGGATGCTGCTCAGGTCCCTGCTTCTCAGTCTCGTCTGCACCTACATTGcgg GTGAAGTATCGGCCACAACAATTTCACTATACAACAAATGCTCACATCCAGTGTGGCCAGGCATACAACCAGGCGCAGGCAAGCCCATCCTTGCTCGTGGAGGCTTCAAGCTCCCACCCAACAAGGCCTACTCCCTCCACATCCCAGCGGCCTGGTCCGGCCGCATCTGGGGCCGTCACGGCTGCTCCTTCGACGCCCACGGCAGGGGCCGCTGCGCCACTGGAGACTGCGGCGGCTCCCTTTTCTGCAACGGCATGGGCGGCACACCTCCGGCCACCCTTGCCGAGATCACCCTGGGTTCAGAGCAAGATTTCTACGACGTGAGCCTCGTCGACGGTTACAACCTGGCCATCTCCATCACCCCCTTCAAAGGGTCAGGCAAGTGTAGCTACGCGGGATGTGTGAGCGACCTCAACACCATGTGTCCGGTTGGTCTCCAGGTGAGATCCCACGACAACAGGCGGGTGGTGGCCTGCAAGAGCGCATGCTCTGCCTTCAACTCGCCCCGCTACTGCTGCACTGGAAGCTTTGGGAGTCCGCAGTCCTGCAAGCCCACCGCCTACTCCAAGATCTTCAAAGCCGCATGTCCAAGAGCTTATTCCTATGCTTATGATGATCCAACTAGCATTGCCACTTGCACTGGTGGCAACTATTTGGTCACTTTCTGCCCTCACCACTAG